The Fundidesulfovibrio putealis DSM 16056 DNA window AACCCCTGTTAGCGGCGTGAGAGGCCGCCGTCCTAGGCCACTAGACGATGGGGACGCGATATGGTGGGCCGTGCAGGATTCGAACCTGCGACTCTCTGCTTAAAAGGCAGGTACTCTACCAACTGAGTTAACGGCCCATCCGCGTGAGCGGAGGAATCGTCTAACCGCACGGCTCCGCGCTGTCAAGAGAAATGTCTCTACTTGTTCAGGTGGTTCGCGTCAACAGAAATTTGAAGTGGCGGCCCGGTTTATGGCCCACTCCCACAGCGCCTTTTCCGAAATACAGCACCCAGGCCCAGGACGTGTCGAAGCCGCTCGTCGTGGCGGACCAGACGCCGTCCAGGTCGCTGGCGAAGGGCTGCCCGTCCGGAAGGGCTGGCCAGGCCCGTGATGCGTCCACAAGGCTCTCCAGCTCAAGGATGGAGGGCAGACGCCAGGGGCCACCGAGCCTGCGGGCCGCATCCAGGGCCTCCTGCCAGCTGGCCGTGCCCTCAACCGGCAGCGCGCGGGTCAGCCAGGCCAACCCGGTCAGCCGATCCAGGGCTTGCCCGTCCGACACCTCAAATCTGGGGTCCGGCCAAGGGGTTCCTCCGGCGGCGGCCAGTTCCGGCGTCTCCGGGAGGATCGCGCTCGCGCCGCGCACCGGCAGGACCATGTGTGCGGCACTTTTGGGGCCGGGAAACATGCGCCCCCCTTCCAGGTGGACGCGCCAGGCCGAATCGCCCGATGCCCCGGATGCGGCAAACGGGGTGGCGGTCCAGTGCCAATGCTGGAAGATGTTCCGGAAGGGATGCGCGTCCGGCAGGGCAGGGCGCGCGCGTGCGGGACACGTGAGGTACAGAAGCTCCCGGCGCGAGGGCAGACGCCAGTCGTCGTGTCCGAGCAATGCACCTCTGTTCGCGTCACCCACCCAGGCCGCAGCCTCGTCCCAGGCCATGGGCCACCGGGCGGCGGAAGCGTCCACGGGCCAATGGAGCCCGGACAGGGCGTCGCGCACAACTCCGGGGGCCGCCGGGGTGAAACGGGGTTCCGGCCAGACGGCGCCAGGGCGCACTTCTGCGTCCTGGCCGGTGCCCACGCAGGGCGTCACACGCCCCGACGAATCGAAGCACGCCCCCTGGCCGGACCAGGGAATGAACGCGCCCGCCGGGGTCATGACGGCTACTCTTCGCCCAGCCTCTCGCGCACCACGCTGGTCAGCAAATGCACCAGCATCATGTGCACGTCCTCGATGAACTGGTAGTTCTCGGAGGGCACGATGAAGCACTCCTCAACAGCGCACTTGAGCTTGCCGCCGGAAAAGCCGGTCAGGCCCACGGTGCGCGCGCCGCGCTCCTGGGCCATCTGCATGGCCTTGAGCACGTTGGGGCTCATGCCGCCGCCGGAGATGCCGATGACCACGTCGCCGGGGTTCAGGAGGTTTCTCAGCTGGCCCGAGAAGATGTCCTCGAAGCCCACGTCGTTGCCCCAGGCGGTCATGAGCGGGATGTTGTCGGTGAGCGGAATGGCCCTGAAGCCCCGCTTGCCGTTGACGGCCACGGTCTTGGCCAGGTCCGAGCAGAAGTGCGAGGCCGTGGCCGCTGAGCCGCCGTTGCCCATGATGAACACCTGCTTGTCCGCCACGTAGGCCGCGTGCAGCAGGTCGGCTATGCGCCCGATCTGGTTGTTGTCCAGGCGGCTGACCACGGCCCGCATGCCCAGCAGGTAGCCCTCGGGGGTGATGGTGGACTTGAAGCGTCCGGCGTGGTCCAGGGTGATCTGCGAGCCGCCGTCCTCGAAGTCGAAGGACAGCTCCTGGAGGCCCAGCGCGGTCAGTTCGCGGCTGATGTCTTCCTGGCGCTCCGGCTCCGCAAAGACCAGCAGGAACCCCCCGCCGCCCGCGCCGGTGATCTTGCCGCCGAGCGCGCCGTGGCGCATGGCCGTGTCGTAGTAGCGGTCGATGTCCGGGTTGGAGACCGAGGACGAGAAGCGTTTCTTGTGCTGCCAGGAGTCGTGCAGCAGCCTGCCGATCTCCAGGATGTCCCCGCCTTCCAGAATTTCGCGCATGCGGTAGGCGGTCTTCTTCACCTGATGCAGGGCGTCCAGCACGCCGCTGTCGTTCTTCTGGGTGGCCTGGCGCTGGCCTTCCAGGATGCGGGCCGAATCGCGCGAGGCCCCGGTGTGGAACAGCATGAGGTGGCGGCGCAGTTCCGCGCGGCGCGACAGGCTGACCGCCACGGGCTCAACGGTGACGCCGTCCTTAGTGAAGGTCAGGAAGTTGAGGCCGCCGTGGGCCGAGGCGAACTGGTCCTGCATGCCGATGGGGCGGCCCAGCACGGTCAGCTCGATGTGGGTGGCCAGTTCGGCCACCTGGGCCTTGTCCATGTGCTTCCCGACGTACGCGCCCACGCACTGGGCCAGACTGGTGGCCACGGCTCCGGACAGGCCCAGGCCCGAGCCGGGCGGGATGTCCGACTTCAGCGAGAGCATGACGCCGGATTTTACGCCGAAGTGGCGCAGCATGGCCTTGGGGATGCGCAGGGCGTCCTTCAGGTTGGCCTGGTCCAGGTCGGCGATGCGCTGGTGGAGCTGGTAGTCGGAGGAGGACAGCTCGATGCTCTGGCCGGGAATTTCCTGGAGCACGGAGTAGAAATACTTGTCGATGGTCACGGAGAGCACGGCGCCGCCGTGG harbors:
- a CDS encoding Lcl C-terminal domain-containing protein produces the protein MTPAGAFIPWSGQGACFDSSGRVTPCVGTGQDAEVRPGAVWPEPRFTPAAPGVVRDALSGLHWPVDASAARWPMAWDEAAAWVGDANRGALLGHDDWRLPSRRELLYLTCPARARPALPDAHPFRNIFQHWHWTATPFAASGASGDSAWRVHLEGGRMFPGPKSAAHMVLPVRGASAILPETPELAAAGGTPWPDPRFEVSDGQALDRLTGLAWLTRALPVEGTASWQEALDAARRLGGPWRLPSILELESLVDASRAWPALPDGQPFASDLDGVWSATTSGFDTSWAWVLYFGKGAVGVGHKPGRHFKFLLTRTT
- a CDS encoding SIS domain-containing protein gives rise to the protein MIIAKSPVRLSFGGGGTDLPAYYEPHGGAVLSVTIDKYFYSVLQEIPGQSIELSSSDYQLHQRIADLDQANLKDALRIPKAMLRHFGVKSGVMLSLKSDIPPGSGLGLSGAVATSLAQCVGAYVGKHMDKAQVAELATHIELTVLGRPIGMQDQFASAHGGLNFLTFTKDGVTVEPVAVSLSRRAELRRHLMLFHTGASRDSARILEGQRQATQKNDSGVLDALHQVKKTAYRMREILEGGDILEIGRLLHDSWQHKKRFSSSVSNPDIDRYYDTAMRHGALGGKITGAGGGGFLLVFAEPERQEDISRELTALGLQELSFDFEDGGSQITLDHAGRFKSTITPEGYLLGMRAVVSRLDNNQIGRIADLLHAAYVADKQVFIMGNGGSAATASHFCSDLAKTVAVNGKRGFRAIPLTDNIPLMTAWGNDVGFEDIFSGQLRNLLNPGDVVIGISGGGMSPNVLKAMQMAQERGARTVGLTGFSGGKLKCAVEECFIVPSENYQFIEDVHMMLVHLLTSVVRERLGEE